Below is a window of Calderihabitans maritimus DNA.
AGGTTCCTGACTTTCAATATAATTTACTCTTCCTTTAAGTCCGTTAGTGATATCTTCTAACTGTTTAGCGTAGGCAGAAAACTGTTGTTTTGCATTTTGATCTTGGGTTTCTAAGGCAAAAGTTTTGAAATCAGCTATGGCCCCTTCTAAGCTGGCTAGGGTAGTATGCATTTTTTGACCAATAGTCATAATAAAGCCCTCCTTAGTTTAGTTTTAAACGTTATCTACAATTTATCATCTCCTAACCGACTTTAAATATGAACTGTAAAGTTTAGGCTTTGAGCTATAATATCCCTGTAATTCCGTTTCCTTTGACGGCTGGTAATAGGTGGATTAATAAAAACGTTAAAATTGGCAAAAATATTTATAACAAACCTCTACGGATGGTTGGCTGACTGGCGGGGAGTTGTCTCCTCGCTTTTTAGCTGCTGAAATTCCTCTGTACAATAAGTTTGGCAAGTCTCTAACTACAATTTCATATAATTTTTAATGACTTTCAAAGAAGATCGACCCAGGGAGGGAATTTGGTAGTGAACATAGCTATATTACACTGGGCTTTCCCGCCAACTATCGGTGGGGTCGAAACTCATTTGGCCATCTTGGCTCCTGAATTAGTAAAACGAGGATGCCAAGTACATCTCTTAACCGGTTCCGAAGATAACGAAGATGAAGAAAGTTATTATCAAGGAGTAAGAGTTGTACGAACGCCTTTAATGAATCTGAATAATCTCCGTTCTTTAAAAGTTAGTAGTTTAGCAGGACAAATAAAAAAAGAAATAATTGAGTTTATTGAAGAAGCTCAGCCTGAGCTGATACATGCCCATAACATGCACTATTTCAGCCCTGTGCACACAGAAATTTTAGCTGAAATTCGAGCAAAAACAGATATTCCTTTGATATTAACTGCCCACAACGTCTGGGATGATGAACTTTGGGGGAAAATGATCAAAATGGCAGAAATTTGGGATGGAGTTATTGCCGTCAGCTACTATATTAAGAAAGAATTAATTAAAGCAGGATATCGAGCAGAAAGGATAAAGGTTATCCATCACGGAATTGACGCCGAAAAATTCAAACCGCCCACTGAAGAAGATCTACAAAAAATTTTAGAGGAATACCCCCAATTTAAAGGAAGACGTATTATTTTCCATCCAGCCAGAATGAGCCTTGCTAAAGGCTGTGATTACAGTGTAAGGGCTTTGAAAATCATTGCCAAGGAGTTTCCTGAGGTACTCTTAGTCATGTCAGGTAACCAAAAAATTGTGGATTGGGTCGATTGTCAGGAAAGAGAAGTTAACATGGTTATGGGGTTAGTGGAAGAATTTGGTCTGCAAAACAATGTATTTGCCACTCATTTTCCCTGGCCCACCATGCCTCGCATTTACCAAACGGCCGAAATTTGTATTTACCCTTCCAGTTTTGAGGAACCCTTTGGATTGGTTATGCTGGAATCTATGGCTACAGCGAAACCTATTGTTGTAAGCAGGTCAGGCGGTATGCCGGAAATTGTCCGCCATGGGGAAAACGGTTTTATAGTTGAACGCAGGAACCCGGAAGACCTGGCTGAAAAATGTATAAGGTTGCTCAAAAGACCGGCGCGGGCACGGAAGATGGGTGAGGTCGGCCGCCAGATGGTGGAAAAGTTATATACTAAAGAAATAATGACCGAAAACACATTAGAATTTTACAAATCAGTTCTAAGCGGAGGCTTTGCAGTTCCGGCAACGGCCCAAAAAGGTTTTTATTAAGTTTGAAACTAAACCCAGACCTCTGGTCTGGGTTTACTGCGTTTAATCGGCCGCATTGGTTAGAGTAACTACCATACTGACTTCTCCCGATTGCTGGGCCTTGTTAAACATAGTTTTCAAACCGTTCCAAATCGCTTCCGGTTCGCCGCGGATTTCTGTACTTATAGAACCAACGGTAAAGGTTAGATTTTGTCCGTGTAATGAATTGATCGCTTCAGTGATAATAGAACTAGCATTACTGGTTTTAAGCGGATAAAGAGATACCTCGGCCCCCAGCAAATTCATAACCTCCTTTAATTCTTAGGAATATAGTTTCTTTATGTTATTCTTTCCTACCGCAATGCCTTTATTCAAGATCTGCACTGTTGAAAAATAGGGTGCGGGTGTATACAATATATTTTAGTAAAAACCTATTGTCTTTTCGCCAAGCTTTGATATAATTTACTACAAGTGTAGCTTAAAATTAATATTATGCAGAACTTGTAGGGCAAAGGCGTCCTCATGGTACATATTTCAATCTGTGGGGAGGCCTTTTTATATTTTTCATGTTTATTGTTACATAACCTATCCTTTTATGGTTGTTACAGAGGTGTTCGTATGTACAGGTGTAAAATATTTATTGCAACCAACGATTCCTCACTGCTGAAAAAATTAAAAACTATCCTTACTAAAGAAGGATATTTAGTTACCGGGGAAGCGGAGGAAGGGCATATTGCGTTACGCATGATACGGTCTATGGCACCGGATCTAGTAATTCTTGACGTAGAACTTCCCGGTATGAATGGTCTAGAAATAGCTAAAATCATTGAAGAAGATAAACTCGCCCCCGTGATATTGCTTACGCCTAACTGGCAGAAGGACTACGTGGAAAAGGCGAAAGAACACTGGGTTTTTGCTTTTTTGGTCAAGCCGGTTGAGGAGAGCAGTTTGTTGCCGCTGGTAGAGGTAACCCTGGTTAATTTTCAGAAAATGTTGAAGTTGGAGCAGGAGGTTAACCGGTTAAAGGAAACTCTGGAAACCCGAAAATTGGTGGAAAGGGCCAAAGGGATCCTGATGGAAACCCTGGGGTTAACGGAAGGTCAGGCATTCCGCCGTATCCAGAAGCAAAGTATGGATAAATGTGTTTCTATGCGGGCAATAGCGGAGGCAATTATTTTGGCTCATGACATCAGTAAAAACGGTAAGAAGTAGAATTATGTAGAATCCTGTTCGGACATACAGTATACATTGATATCTGCTATTGCAATTTGGTGCTTTTATGGTATAATGCCTTTTAAGCGCAGGGACAATTTAACGCAGGAGGCAATGGCGTCTCCGGATGTTGGTGGGCAATGGCGTCCCCATTTAACAGGTCGGTACGGACCTGTAGGGGACGCTTTTTGTTTTTATCTACCAATAATTGGTAAATCGAGGAGGTCCCTAGGAGTGTCAAAACTAACCAAAGAGGATGTTCTTAAACTGGCCAAAGAATACGATGTTCAATTTATTCGCTTACAGTTTACGGATATCTTCGGAATTTTAAAAAATGTGGCTATTACGGTAGAACAGTTGGAGAAAGCTCTAGAGGGAGAGCTGATGTTTGACGGCTCTTCTATTGATGGGTTTGCCCGTATAGAGGAGTCGGACATGTACTTGCGACCGGATCCTTCTACCTTTGTTATCTTTCCCTGGCGCCCGCAACAGGGAGCGGTAGCCCGATTGATTTGCGATGTGTACAATCCTGACGGAACTCCTTTTGCCGGATGTCCCCGTCATGCTCTAAAGAAGGTACTGGCTGAAGCCCGAGAAATGGGTTATACGATGAACGTGGGGCCGGAAGCGGAGTTCTTTCTTTTCCAAACAGATGAAAAAGGAAGGCCTACCTTAATCACTCATGACCGGGCCGGCTATTTCGACCTTACTCCTGTAGATTTAGGAGAGAACGCTCGACGGGATATAGTGTTAACTCTGCAGCAAATGGGTTTTCAGGTTGAAGCCTCTCATCATGAAGTGGCTCCGGGACAGCATGAAATTGACTTCAAATACGATGAGGCTCTGGCTACGGCCGATAAGATAGTTACTTTCCGATATGTAGTAAGAACCCTGGCCCAGCGCCATGGACTTCATGCTACTTTCATGCCCAAGCCTATTGTTGGAATAAATGGTTCCGGAATGCATTGTAACCAGTCCCTTTTTGAAGGAGACCGGAATGCTTTTTATGACCCTGAAGGCAAACTGGAATTAAGCCAGACGGCTTATTACTATATCGGCGGTTTAATAAAACATATTAAGGCTATGACAGCTATAACCAACCCTACCGTTAATTCGTATAAACGGTTGGTTCCCGGATATGAGGCACCTGTCTACATCGCTTGGTCGGCGCGTAATCGGAGTCCTTTGATACGTATACCAGCCCGGCGCGGTTTAGGTACGCGAGTTGAGCTTAGAAATCCAGATCCTTCTAGCAACCCTTACCTGGCGATTGCCGTGATGTTGAAAGCAGGCCTGGACGGGATTAAGCATAAGATCGAACCCCCGCCGCCAACGGACAGAAACATTTACCAGATGAGCCCGGCGGAAAGGTCTGAGCTGGGCATTGACAGCTTGCCAGAAAATTTGGCCGCGGCGCTGGATTATCTGGAAAAAGACGAAGTTATTAAGTCTGCTTTAGGTCCCCATATTTACCAGCGGTTTATGGAAGCCAAGCGGCGGGAGTGGGACGAGTATCGCATACAGGTACACCAGTGGGAAATTGAACAGTATTTAACCAAGTTTTAAAAACGGTAGATAAGAAAGTGATATAAAGGGAGGATGGTACTGTGACATTCAGGGAAGGACAGGTGCGTATACCTTCAGGGTGCGCTATCAGCGGGGTTATGAATAAAAAGGGAGAGGTTTTCTCCGGAGAAGACATCATTAAATCGATAGCTTTGATGCATGACCGGGGAAATGGTTTGGGTGGAGGCTTTGCTGCCTACGGTATTTATCCTGAATTAAAGGATTATTATGCATTTCACCTTTTTTACGATGATACGAAAGCCCGGGAAGACACGGAACATTTTCTCAATCGAAATTTCAATGTGGAGATAGCAGAACAGATACCTACCCGGAAGGTTCCCGCTATTGAAAAGCCTCCTCTGGTGTGGCGCTACTTTGTTAAGCCTAAGCCGGAGAAAATTTTGCAATCCGATGTAGGGGCTAATGATTTTGTAGTTAAATGCGTAATGGAAATTAACAGCAGTATCCGAGGAGCTTACGTTTTTTCTAGTGGCAAAAATATGGGAGCCTTTAAGGGGGTCGGCTATCCCGAGGACATAGGTGAATTTTACCGGTTGGAGGAGTATAAAGGTTATATCTGGATGGCCCACGGGCGTTTTCCCACTAACACACCGGGATGGTGGGGCGGAGCGCATCCCTTTACCCTGCTGGATTGGGCAGTAGTGCATAACGGGGAGATATCTTCCTATGATGCCAATCGCCGTTACCTCGAAATGTTTGGTTATGAGTGCACTTTGCAAACCGATACGGAAGTTATTACCTACATTTTTGACTTTTTACTACGCAAACAGGGTTTGCCTTTGGATGTAGCGGTTACCGCTGTAGCCTCACCTTTCTGGACGCAAATTGACCGGCTGGACCCGGAGAAACGGGAGCTGGTGAAAACCATCCGGTGTGTTTACAGCAGCCTGCTGGTGAATGGTCCTTTTTCCATTATAGTGGGATCTAGCAGCGGAATGATGGCTCTCAACGACCGTATAAAATTGCGTCCTCTTACCGCAGCTACCAAAGGGGATTTTCTCTATGTCGCCAGTGAGGAGTCGGCTATCAGGGAAATTTGCCCTGATCCAGAGCGGGTTTGGTCGCCTAAAGGTGGGGAACCGGTGATCGGTTGGCTGGAGACTTCCGAAGCTAAGAACGCCGAATTAGAAAACATAACTTTCCAGATGGAGAACCGGGCATTTGTATTCTAGAAGGGGTGAGCGCAATTGGCTTTAAGTCTTCAAATGCCAAACTTTCTAATAGAACGAGACAGAGACCGCTGCATTGACTGTCAGGTATGCGTTCGGCAGTGTGCCAACGAAGTTCATAAATATGATGAAGAAGAAGGTCGGGTATTTTCCGATGAAATGGAGTGTGTTGGATGCCACCGGTGTGTGGTAATGTGTCCTACCCGAGCCTTAACCATCAGGCGTTTTCCTCTGGACTACCGGCAAAACGCAAATTGGACTCCTGACTATATCAACGCAATTTACAAACAGGCTGAAACTGGTGGTATTTTGCTTACCGGAATGGGAAACGATCGACCTTATCCGGTGTACTGGGACCATATGTTAATTAACGCCAGTCAGGTTACCAACCCGTCCATTGACCCGCTGCGAGAGCCTATGGAATTGAAGACGTTTATAGGCAGAAAACCGGAACGGTTAAAAATAGAAAACGGGAAACTGGCGGAAAAGATTCCCCCACAACTTGAACTGGAAGTGCCAGTGATGTTTTCTGCCATGTCCTTCGGCTCCATTAGCCTGAATGCCATCAAGTCTTTGGCCCGAGCTGCGGAGCAAGAGGGCACGTTTTACAATACCGGTGAAGGAGGACTGCATAAAGACCTTTACCGTTATGGGAAAAACACTATCGTGCAGGTAGCCTCGGGCAGATTTGGTGTCCATCCTGACTATTTACGTGCCGGTGCGGCTATAGAAATAAAGATTGGCCAGGGGGCCAAGCCGGGAATTGGGGGACACCTGCCGGGAGAAAAAGTGGGATTACAGGTATCCCAGACCCGGATGATACCTGAAGGCACGGATGCAATTTCTCCCGCGCCGCACCACGATATATATTCTATAGAGGACTTGCGGCAATTGATTTACTCGCTTAAGGAAGCTACCAACTATGAGAAACCAGTTTTTGTAAAGATCGCGGCGGTTCATAATGTGGCAGCTATTGCTTCAGGAATAGCTAGAGCCGGTGCTGATGCCATAGTTATCGATGGTTATCGAGGCGGGACGGGTGCGGCGCCGCTACGGACGCGGGATAATGTGGGAATCCCTATCGAGTTTGCCTTGGCAGCGGTTGATACTCGTTTGCGCCAGGAAGGGATAAGGAATCAGGTTTCCCTTATTATTGCAGGTAGTATTCGCAACAGTGCTGACGTAGTTAAGGCTGTTGCGCTGGGTGCGGATGCCGTATATATCGGTACGGCAGCTTTAATTGCATTGGGTTGTCACGTGTGCCAGAAGTGCTATACCGGAAAATGTAACTGGGGAATTGCTACCCAAGATCCTAAATTGGTTAAGCGATTAAATCCCGAAATTGGAGCCCGCCGGGCGGCTAACTTGTTGCGGGCCTGGAAGCATGAAATTAAAGAAATGCTTGGCGGAATGGGTATTAACGCGATCGACAGTTTGCGGGGGAATCGCTTAATGTTGCGGGGAATTGGACTAACGGATAGGGAGCTAAAAATCCTCGGTATTAAAGCGGCAGGGGAGTAAGGCAGTGAGTACAGGAGGGAGAGCATGAAACGGGTATATGCCAGGGAAGAGTACTGTGTTGGATGCCGGCTGTGTGAGATACACTGCATTGTTGCTCACTCGAATTATCCCGATAATATTGTGAAAGCTTTTAAGAAGCAAAAGCCCCGTCCTCTTCCCCGAGTAACGGTCGAGGAGAAGGGTGAGGTTTCATTTGCGCTTCAGTGCCGTCACTGTGAAGAGGCTCCCTGTACCAAGGCATGTATTACCGGAGCCATGCAGAAGGATCCGGTGACCGGAGTAGTTACCAATGAAGAAGAAAGGTGTGTCGGTTGTTGGACCTGCATTCTTGTCTGTCCTCACGGGGCCATTCGACGGGATGAATCGGGGAAGAAAGTTGCCTCCAAATGCGATCTCTGCAGTGGTATAGATGATTTGCCGGCCTGTGTCAAGAACTGTCCTAATGAAGCACTGGTATACGAGGAACGGGAAGAACAAGTAAAGGCCGGATAAGCTACAGGGGGGTGTTGGTTTTGCATTATGTCATCATTGGCAACTCGGCAGCCGGTATCGGAGCTGTAGAAGGAATAAGGAAAGTAGATTCAGACAACCCTATAACGATAATTAGTGACGAGCCTTATCATACTTATTCCCGTCCGCTGATATCCTACTATTTGGCCGGGAAAGTCAGTAAAGAAAAGATGATTTACCGGAAAAAAGAGTTTTACAACCAAAACCGGGTGGAACCTTTATTGGGAATAAAGGCAACCAAAATCGATGTGACCGGAAAACGGGTTGAGCTGGAGAATGGTGAAGCGGTATCCTATGACCGCTTGCTGATAGCTACAGGTAGTAAACCCTTTGTGCCGCCGGTAGATGGACTTGACAAAGAGCGGGTGTTTACCTTTCTGAAACTTGATGATGTAGAAAAAATAAAAGAAGTTGCGCGGCCGGGAGCCAAAGCGGTAATAATAGGGGCCGGGCTAATTGGGCTTAAAGCTGCGGAGGCTCTTGGTTTGCTGGGAGTTCAGGTGACAGTAGTAGAGCTGGCCGATCGTGTCTTAAGCGCTATTCTCGATGGGGAAGCGGCGGCCATTGTACAGCAGCATTTGGAGCGGCAGGGTATCTGCTTCGAACTGAACACTACTGCGCAGAAAATACATGGAGAAAAGCAGGTAACCGGAGTTACCCTGCAAAATGGCAAAGAGCTTACCTGTGATTTTCTTATCATCGCCATCGGGGTACGGCCCAATATTGATTTGGTGGAAGGAACTCCGGTAAAAGTAGACCGGGGGATTATAGTTAACGAAAAAATGCAGACCAATGTAGCAGATATTTACGCCGCCGGGGATGTAGCCCAGGGATTTGACATTGTTTATGGTCAGCAGCGGCTTATTCCGATTCTACCGGGGGCGTACAAGCAGGGCGAGACGGCGGGATTAAATATGGCTGGAAAGGAAGTGACCTACCCGGGCGGTTTTGCCATGAATTCAATTGGCTTTTTCGGGCTGCCTATGATCACCGCCGGGATTGTAAATCCGGAAGGAGAAGGTTACGAGGTTATCACCCTTTCGCAGCCGGAACACCAAAATTATAAAAAAATAATTTTAAAAGAGGATCGTTTAGTCGGTTTTATTTGTCTTAATAAAGTGGACCGTGCGGGAATACTGACGAGCTTGATTAATGATCAAATAAACGTTGGTCCGTTTAAGGAAGCTCTAATACGGGAGGACTTCGGGTATATCTATTTCCCAGAATCTGTACGAAAGAGTCGTATGTTGTCCGGAGGTGTGGCCTGATGGTAACTATTGATGCCAAAGGGATATATTATAAAGATTTGAATGAAAAGATCAAAGAAGTTTTAGCAAATGGGGCGGAAGAGATAAGGTTGTTGAACGTTAATGGCCAGAGATATATCGGTGACTGTATCAGCGGTAGGCAAAGGATAATTATTGAAGGTACTCCGGGCAACGACATGGCAGCTTACATGGACGGGCTTGAGTTGATTGTAAAAGGGAATGCTCAAGATGGAGTAGGGAATACTATGAACGGGGGAACGGTAGTTATTCATGGAGATGCCGGTGATATAACCGGCTATGCCATGCGTGGCGGTGAAATTTATATTAGAGGAAATGTAGGATATCGGGTAGGTATTCATATGAAAGAGTACAAGGACCAGGTTCCAGTTATTGTCATTGGAGGAACGGCTGGCGACTTTCTGGGCGAGTACATGGCAGGAGGTATCATCATAGTTTTAGGCCTCAACGTAGAGACGGGTCAAGAAGTCGTAGGTAACTTCTGTGGTACTGGAATGCACGGTGGAGTGATGTACATTCGGGGAGAAATCCAGGAATATCAGTTGGGAAAAGAAGTGAAGGTATTGGAACCCACTGATGAAGATTATAAAGTTTTGGAGTATTATGTTGGTCGTTTTTGCCAATTTTTTGACTTGGAAGCTGAACCAATTTGGCAGAAAAAGTTTAGGAAATTAATACCCTATAACAAGAGGCCATATGGAAACCTATACACTAGGTGGTAAAAGAATACCGTATGTCTACCATCCTCCTATTTAGCATAGGAGTTGAGAGCCAAAGGAGATAACGCCTTTGGCTCCCTTTTTTTAACTCTTCCTTGGGTCCATAATTTTTCTCTATACATTAAAGGACAGGCAAAATTTTTCTCCAAGCCTTTTCCCTAACGCAGGAGCAACGGCAACTGGCGGTGCTGGCACTGACAAAAAGACGGCGTTTCTCAGGACGCCTGCAACCCCTTGACGGTTAGGTATCAAATGAATATAATTAAAGAGTAACTTAAAACTAATTGAGGGGCTGTAGCTCAGTTGGTCAGAGCGCTTGCTTGACATGCAAGAGGTCTCCAGTTCAAGTCTGGACAGCCCCACCAGCAATTCAAAGGTTTTGGGGTTCCCGTGATTTGCCTGGAACCCTTTTTTTGCTGCCCGTTTGGCGCCCAACCTGCGGTAGTAGGTTATTACCAAACAAGAAAATTGATGATTATTTAACTTGTTACTTATTGACACAACCCCCAGTTTCTTCAGTCATAGTTTGTTTTGGAAATTGTGATATAATTAAAAAAACATTAGAATTAATGCCCTGGTCTTGGATTAACAAGGCTATGGGCCTTTTTTCTGAATTAAAACTACACCCTAACGCGACCTTACTTAAAATTGGAACAAAGGGGGCTTAGGAAGCCCAACTGAAGTTGGGGTCCGGTGATTATTTCATTGTTTTTTCCTGGCATGGGAGTTTTCTGAGAGGGGTGGGTTAGGATGGCAAAGAAACGTCTAATCTTCCTGACTATGATAGCGTTGTTGGTAATTTTAGTTGTCTCTATGGCTCTTACTGATAACGAAGAAAAGAAGCCCGTTTTCCGAGTCGGTGTTCTTGTTTCCGGTGACGCCCGGCTGGCTAAGCTATCAGGCTTAAAAGAAGGACTAAAGACTTATGGTTATTACGAGGGAGAAAATGTTCACTTTATTGTCAAAAATGCTCGGTATAGTCGGGAGAGGGTCTTTCCCATGGCAAGAGAACTGGTGGCTCTCCATCCGGATGTGATTGTGGCGGCGGGAGGGATAGAGGCCGAAGCAGCCAAGTTAGCCACGGAAAAAACGGAAATTCCGGTGGTGTTCATGGGTGTTGCTTCCAGTG
It encodes the following:
- a CDS encoding DUF1657 domain-containing protein: MTIGQKMHTTLASLEGAIADFKTFALETQDQNAKQQFSAYAKQLEDITNGLKGRVNYIESQEPTYKQYQQ
- a CDS encoding glycosyltransferase family 4 protein → MNIAILHWAFPPTIGGVETHLAILAPELVKRGCQVHLLTGSEDNEDEESYYQGVRVVRTPLMNLNNLRSLKVSSLAGQIKKEIIEFIEEAQPELIHAHNMHYFSPVHTEILAEIRAKTDIPLILTAHNVWDDELWGKMIKMAEIWDGVIAVSYYIKKELIKAGYRAERIKVIHHGIDAEKFKPPTEEDLQKILEEYPQFKGRRIIFHPARMSLAKGCDYSVRALKIIAKEFPEVLLVMSGNQKIVDWVDCQEREVNMVMGLVEEFGLQNNVFATHFPWPTMPRIYQTAEICIYPSSFEEPFGLVMLESMATAKPIVVSRSGGMPEIVRHGENGFIVERRNPEDLAEKCIRLLKRPARARKMGEVGRQMVEKLYTKEIMTENTLEFYKSVLSGGFAVPATAQKGFY
- a CDS encoding YkoF family thiamine/hydroxymethylpyrimidine-binding protein, with translation MNLLGAEVSLYPLKTSNASSIITEAINSLHGQNLTFTVGSISTEIRGEPEAIWNGLKTMFNKAQQSGEVSMVVTLTNAAD
- a CDS encoding ANTAR domain-containing response regulator, producing MYRCKIFIATNDSSLLKKLKTILTKEGYLVTGEAEEGHIALRMIRSMAPDLVILDVELPGMNGLEIAKIIEEDKLAPVILLTPNWQKDYVEKAKEHWVFAFLVKPVEESSLLPLVEVTLVNFQKMLKLEQEVNRLKETLETRKLVERAKGILMETLGLTEGQAFRRIQKQSMDKCVSMRAIAEAIILAHDISKNGKK
- the glnA gene encoding type I glutamate--ammonia ligase; amino-acid sequence: MSKLTKEDVLKLAKEYDVQFIRLQFTDIFGILKNVAITVEQLEKALEGELMFDGSSIDGFARIEESDMYLRPDPSTFVIFPWRPQQGAVARLICDVYNPDGTPFAGCPRHALKKVLAEAREMGYTMNVGPEAEFFLFQTDEKGRPTLITHDRAGYFDLTPVDLGENARRDIVLTLQQMGFQVEASHHEVAPGQHEIDFKYDEALATADKIVTFRYVVRTLAQRHGLHATFMPKPIVGINGSGMHCNQSLFEGDRNAFYDPEGKLELSQTAYYYIGGLIKHIKAMTAITNPTVNSYKRLVPGYEAPVYIAWSARNRSPLIRIPARRGLGTRVELRNPDPSSNPYLAIAVMLKAGLDGIKHKIEPPPPTDRNIYQMSPAERSELGIDSLPENLAAALDYLEKDEVIKSALGPHIYQRFMEAKRREWDEYRIQVHQWEIEQYLTKF
- a CDS encoding class II glutamine amidotransferase, coding for MNKKGEVFSGEDIIKSIALMHDRGNGLGGGFAAYGIYPELKDYYAFHLFYDDTKAREDTEHFLNRNFNVEIAEQIPTRKVPAIEKPPLVWRYFVKPKPEKILQSDVGANDFVVKCVMEINSSIRGAYVFSSGKNMGAFKGVGYPEDIGEFYRLEEYKGYIWMAHGRFPTNTPGWWGGAHPFTLLDWAVVHNGEISSYDANRRYLEMFGYECTLQTDTEVITYIFDFLLRKQGLPLDVAVTAVASPFWTQIDRLDPEKRELVKTIRCVYSSLLVNGPFSIIVGSSSGMMALNDRIKLRPLTAATKGDFLYVASEESAIREICPDPERVWSPKGGEPVIGWLETSEAKNAELENITFQMENRAFVF
- a CDS encoding glutamate synthase-related protein; amino-acid sequence: MPNFLIERDRDRCIDCQVCVRQCANEVHKYDEEEGRVFSDEMECVGCHRCVVMCPTRALTIRRFPLDYRQNANWTPDYINAIYKQAETGGILLTGMGNDRPYPVYWDHMLINASQVTNPSIDPLREPMELKTFIGRKPERLKIENGKLAEKIPPQLELEVPVMFSAMSFGSISLNAIKSLARAAEQEGTFYNTGEGGLHKDLYRYGKNTIVQVASGRFGVHPDYLRAGAAIEIKIGQGAKPGIGGHLPGEKVGLQVSQTRMIPEGTDAISPAPHHDIYSIEDLRQLIYSLKEATNYEKPVFVKIAAVHNVAAIASGIARAGADAIVIDGYRGGTGAAPLRTRDNVGIPIEFALAAVDTRLRQEGIRNQVSLIIAGSIRNSADVVKAVALGADAVYIGTAALIALGCHVCQKCYTGKCNWGIATQDPKLVKRLNPEIGARRAANLLRAWKHEIKEMLGGMGINAIDSLRGNRLMLRGIGLTDRELKILGIKAAGE
- a CDS encoding 4Fe-4S dicluster domain-containing protein — translated: MKRVYAREEYCVGCRLCEIHCIVAHSNYPDNIVKAFKKQKPRPLPRVTVEEKGEVSFALQCRHCEEAPCTKACITGAMQKDPVTGVVTNEEERCVGCWTCILVCPHGAIRRDESGKKVASKCDLCSGIDDLPACVKNCPNEALVYEEREEQVKAG
- a CDS encoding NAD(P)/FAD-dependent oxidoreductase, with the translated sequence MHYVIIGNSAAGIGAVEGIRKVDSDNPITIISDEPYHTYSRPLISYYLAGKVSKEKMIYRKKEFYNQNRVEPLLGIKATKIDVTGKRVELENGEAVSYDRLLIATGSKPFVPPVDGLDKERVFTFLKLDDVEKIKEVARPGAKAVIIGAGLIGLKAAEALGLLGVQVTVVELADRVLSAILDGEAAAIVQQHLERQGICFELNTTAQKIHGEKQVTGVTLQNGKELTCDFLIIAIGVRPNIDLVEGTPVKVDRGIIVNEKMQTNVADIYAAGDVAQGFDIVYGQQRLIPILPGAYKQGETAGLNMAGKEVTYPGGFAMNSIGFFGLPMITAGIVNPEGEGYEVITLSQPEHQNYKKIILKEDRLVGFICLNKVDRAGILTSLINDQINVGPFKEALIREDFGYIYFPESVRKSRMLSGGVA